The DNA window ACGTTGTCACCGTAACTCAGTATCCCCGGCGTACTCGCCGTTTTTTGCTAAATTCAGCAGGACTTAGAGCAGCGATTGCTTGAGCGGAGAGATGTTAACACCTCGCGCTACAAAGCCATGCAGCCATGCCGGGGCTTTTTTAAGCACCTGACGAGCGGCGGATTCAGTGTCAAATTCAGCAAACACACATGCACCGGTACCAGTCAGGCGCGACGGCGCATATTCTAGCAGCCAGGAAAGCGCCGCATCAACCTCGCGAAAACGTTTTCTTGCGATAACCTCGCAATCATTGCCGAATTTACATTTTAATAACGTATTAATTGACCTGCTCGGGGTATCACGAGGAAGTTCCGGATCGCGAAAAATGATCGGTGTGGGGATGCTGACCCCCGGATGCGCTACCAGATACCACTTTTCTTCTGGCTCTACCGGCGTCAGGATTTCACCCACGCCTTCGGCAAAAGCCGCATGACCGCGAACGAACACCGGTACGTCAGCACCTAGCTGCAAACCTAAAGCGGCCAGTTCATCTTCTGAAAGATGGCAGCCCCATAAATGATTGAGCGCCACCAGTACGGTGGCCGCGTTGGACGAGCCGCCGCCGAGACCGCCGCCCATGGGGAGAATCTTATCGATGCTGATGTCGGCGCCGCTGCCTGCGGGCAGGGTCCCGCGCTCAGAGGCTGCCTGCATTAATAACCTTGCCGCGCGGATAATCAGGTTCTCATCATCCGGCACGCCGTCCACCGGCGTCAGCAGGCGCAATTGACCATCATCACGCGGTTCGATGGTCAACGTGTCGCCATAATCAAGGAACTGAAACAGCGTCTGCAGCGTGTGATAACCATCGGCACGCAGTCCGGTAATGTACAAAAACAGATTCAGCTTCGCAGGAGAGGGCCAGCGGGTCATCATTTCACAATCCAGTTATCCATTTTCAGCTTGATGCGCTGACTGCCGTTGTTGAGTTCCATATTGACCGGAAGTGAGGGTTTCGTATCAGTGGTGTAGCCGCTATAGGTGACATGCCAGGTCTTGCCGTTTTGCGTGTAGTTCAGCTCGCGCAGGCGGTACTGATCATCAAGCGAGTAGTCGGTAGCTTCGCCAGGCAGGCCAATAATCCACTGACGCAGGCTGTTGAGCGGAATCGGCATGCCGGTCAGGCGGCCAATCATCTCTTCTGCATCGGTCGCGGTGTAGGTCTGTCCTTTATTGTCAATCATCTGCACGCTGCCCGGCTGCGCGGTCAACGACAGTTCTGTGCTGCCGAGCGGGTTAGTCAGCAGCAGACGATAGCGGTCCTGGCCGGTCTGCTGCCAGAAGAAACGGGCATACACTTTTTGTTCATCTGAGAGGTAAGCAAAAGCGCCGCGTGTCTGGAACTGATTGAGATTGCGGACATCTTGCTGGTGCTGACGCCACTGCGGAGCGTCAGGGCTTTTACCTGGTCCTTGCGGAGCGTTAATCGTACAGGCGGTCAGAACGAGGCTGGCCAGCGGCAACAGGCGGAACAGTCGATTCATAATGATGACAAATCCTTGATGTCTACAGTGAAATACGGCGAATGGGATAAAGTCGCGGCCGATTTGTGTAGCGGGTTACAATAATAACCTTTAATGCTAGCGTCGCCGGGCGGTAGCGTCTACGTTCAAGTTGTCTGAAATCAAAAAATTACCGTTAATGGCTATTACTGATTAGCTATTACTCCAAAAGGGGAGGCTCTCTTTTATTGATTACGCGCATCCTGTATGATGCCCCCAGACTAACCTTAGCAACGCTGGTACTACTCCCTCACAATGACCCTTTTAGCTCTTGGCATTAATCACAAAACAGCCCCGGTAGCGCTGCGAGAACGCGTAACGTTTTCGCCGGATACGCTCGACCAGGCGCTGGAGAGCTTGCTGGCTCAGCCAATGGTGCAGGGCGGGGTGGTGTTGTCGACCTGCAACCGTACGGAACTTTACCTTAGCGTTGAGGAGCAGGATAACCTCCAGGAAGTCCTGATCCGCTGGCTGTGTGACTATCACGGCCTGAATGAAGACGAACTGCGTAAAAGCCTCTATTGGCACCAGGATAACGATGCGGTCAGCCATTTGATGCGCGTTGCCAGCGGGCTGGACTCGCTGGTGCTTGGCGAACCGCAGATCCTCGGTCAGGTGAAAAAAGCCTTTGCCGATTCCAGCCGCGGGCATCTGAACGTCAGTGAACTGGAGCGCATGTTCCAGAAGTCGTTCTCGGTGGCCAAACGCGTGCGGACCGAAACCGATATTGGTGCCAGCGCGGTCTCCGTCGCGTTTGCTGCCTGTACTCTGGCGCGTCAAATCTTTGAATCACTTTCAAGCGTCACGGTGCTGCTGGTCGGCGCCGGGGAAACCATCGAACTGGTGGCCCGCCATTTGCGTGAGCACAAGGTGCGCAAGATGGTGATTGCCAACCGTACCCGCGAGCGTGCTCAGGCGCTGGCCGATGAAGTCGGCGCAGAGGTCATCTCCCTGAGTGATATCGACGAACGTTTGAAAGAAGCCGACATTATTATTAGCTCTACCGCCAGCCCGCTGCCCATTATCGGCAAAGGGATGGTGGAGCGCGCGCTGAAGGCGCGCCGCAATCAGCCGATGCTGCTGGTAGATATCGCGGTACCGCGTGATGTTGAACCCGAAGTTGGCAAGCTGGCGAACGCCTATCTCTATAGTGTGGACGATCTACAAAACATCATTCAGCATAATCTGGCGCAGCGAAAAGCCGCGGCGGTGCAGGCTGAAACCATTGTCGAGCAGGAAACCAGCGAGTTTATGGCCTGGCTGCGTGCCCAGAGCGCCAGCGAGACTATCCGCGAATATCGTTCTCAGGCTGAGCTGGTCCGCGACGAGCTGACGGCGAAGGCGCTTGCTGCGCTGAGCCAGGGTGGCGATGCGCAGGAAATCATGCAGGACCTGGCGCGTAAGTTGACTAACCGCCTGATCCACTCGCCAACCAAATCTCTTCAGCAGGCTGCCCGTGACGGGGATGATGAACGCCTGCATATTCTGCGCAACAGCCTCGGGCTGGAATAGCGCACCTTTCTCTCTTTTTTAGAACAGGGTGATTTCACGCCTATGAAGCCTTCTATTGTTGCCAAACTGGAAGCTCTTTACGAGCGCCACGAGGAAGTTCAGGCGCTGCTCGGCGACGCTGCGACTATCGCCGATCAAGATAAATTTCGCGCATTATCGCGAGAGTACGCACAGCTGAGCGACGTGGCTC is part of the Klebsiella huaxiensis genome and encodes:
- the lolB gene encoding lipoprotein insertase outer membrane protein LolB → MNRLFRLLPLASLVLTACTINAPQGPGKSPDAPQWRQHQQDVRNLNQFQTRGAFAYLSDEQKVYARFFWQQTGQDRYRLLLTNPLGSTELSLTAQPGSVQMIDNKGQTYTATDAEEMIGRLTGMPIPLNSLRQWIIGLPGEATDYSLDDQYRLRELNYTQNGKTWHVTYSGYTTDTKPSLPVNMELNNGSQRIKLKMDNWIVK
- the ispE gene encoding 4-(cytidine 5'-diphospho)-2-C-methyl-D-erythritol kinase, which gives rise to MTRWPSPAKLNLFLYITGLRADGYHTLQTLFQFLDYGDTLTIEPRDDGQLRLLTPVDGVPDDENLIIRAARLLMQAASERGTLPAGSGADISIDKILPMGGGLGGGSSNAATVLVALNHLWGCHLSEDELAALGLQLGADVPVFVRGHAAFAEGVGEILTPVEPEEKWYLVAHPGVSIPTPIIFRDPELPRDTPSRSINTLLKCKFGNDCEVIARKRFREVDAALSWLLEYAPSRLTGTGACVFAEFDTESAARQVLKKAPAWLHGFVARGVNISPLKQSLL
- the hemA gene encoding glutamyl-tRNA reductase, which translates into the protein MTLLALGINHKTAPVALRERVTFSPDTLDQALESLLAQPMVQGGVVLSTCNRTELYLSVEEQDNLQEVLIRWLCDYHGLNEDELRKSLYWHQDNDAVSHLMRVASGLDSLVLGEPQILGQVKKAFADSSRGHLNVSELERMFQKSFSVAKRVRTETDIGASAVSVAFAACTLARQIFESLSSVTVLLVGAGETIELVARHLREHKVRKMVIANRTRERAQALADEVGAEVISLSDIDERLKEADIIISSTASPLPIIGKGMVERALKARRNQPMLLVDIAVPRDVEPEVGKLANAYLYSVDDLQNIIQHNLAQRKAAAVQAETIVEQETSEFMAWLRAQSASETIREYRSQAELVRDELTAKALAALSQGGDAQEIMQDLARKLTNRLIHSPTKSLQQAARDGDDERLHILRNSLGLE